In the genome of Ananas comosus cultivar F153 linkage group 11, ASM154086v1, whole genome shotgun sequence, one region contains:
- the LOC109717524 gene encoding uncharacterized protein LOC109717524: MALTFIAGAVATAIIDNLVKTCFSYLKAYPALQDVRVELERLQCAPAQVQAVLTAVEEAASIAEQNEGLVTWLWQLRDAVENAEDVLDELEYCKLQKKTXKFKI; the protein is encoded by the coding sequence ATGGCTCTAACCTTCATAGCCGGAGCGGTGGCGACGGCGATCATCGATAACCTCGTTAAGACGTGCTTTTCCTACCTCAAAGCTTACCCGGCGCTGCAGGACGTGCGGGTCGAGCTGGAAAGGCTGCAGTGCGCCCCTGCGCAGGTCCAGGCAGTCTTGACTGCTGTAGAGGAGGCGGCGTCGATTGCAGAGCAGAACGAGGGGCTGGTTACGTGGCTGTGGCAGCTCAGAGATGCTGTGGAGAACGCGGAGGACGTGCTCGACGAGCTGGAGTACTGCAAGTTACAGAAGAAGACANtaaaatttaaaatttaa
- the LOC109717525 gene encoding putative disease resistance protein RGA3 yields MGGLGKTTLAQLVYCDERVREHFDPIMWVCISQDFDVTVITRKILECVSSENFGDKSLHALHENLKQKLTSKRFLLILDDVWNDDKMTEWEKLVAPLKFGQRGSKILLTTRMGSVADMAAKMMKCKRESLNLNELEESDYMSLFNKHAFLDVNPDDYKNLQPIGKQIAKKLGGCPLAIKVMGGMLNSCMDYKYWKKILEEDIMKLQPGKSNIMTILRLSYDHLSTNLQLCFRYCSLFPQDYMFKKRILVDMWIGSGLIPQSICGEQRPEDIGNEYLDLLTRKSFFTCKTSEDWLKIYKHYFMHDLLHDLANSISLGECIRGGGDTIPQTVRHLSVEMVNLLSIREISNLKNVRTLVISVKEDNKHNANHALEFIEVVKGFKKLRLLILDVNFDSYKLPNARSSLIHLRYLSLSLGKVVNESIKYDGLTNLVNLRSLDVPNHVIKNIPYISKLTFIHKLQNFIVREESGYKIGELKNLRDLHSLCIRELENVSTSEEATEAKLNEKEYLKSLTLEWSKGHSNRAETDEQLLNNLYPHINLKRLCIAEYQGVKSPCWMIDLSLINLTTIELIDCKGWEHLPPLGQFSSLRYLFLSGLHTIKQIDCSFFESSSGYAFPSLKELFFVDMPNLEEWIGVNDGCMFPQLHSMSITDCPTLREIPTLLYGLRDLHISNVGLTALPTINQDYANNNQQEHSKPLGSLTIKRCEKLEYFPTEFFGKLNSLHFARIENCPKLTKRGISDIEVPSILSSLTIGSCGDLEVPLLWSANLTSLTWLELLDCARIASLPPAQVCARWTMLSHLTIKNCKELSSFGGIQALISLRSLEIEGCDKLIEVAWLQPPFPNDVCHAPGADTNLGRPEHVEQTPNGQSFPYPPKAHHVYNFKRIEMH; encoded by the exons ATGGGTGGGCTCGGGAAGACCACTCTTGCTCAACTAGTCTATTGCGACGAAAGAGTGCGAGAACACTTCGACCCAATTATGTGGGTTTGCATTTCTCAGGATTTCGATGTAACTGTGATAACAAGAAAGATTTTAGAATGTGTAAGTAGTGAGAATTTTGGCGACAAGAGTCTACATGCACTCCATGAGAATCTTAAACAAAAACTAACGTCAAAGAGGTTTTTGCTCATACTGGATGATGTTTGGAACGATGATAAAATGACGGAGTGGGAGAAATTGGTTGCTCCTTTGAAATTCGGACAAAGAGGAAGCAAGATCCTGTTGACAACTCGAATGGGTTCAGTTGCAGATATGGCGGCAAAAATGATGAAATGCAAACGAGAATCATTAAATCTAAATGAGTTGGAGGAGAGCGATTATATGTCGCTTTTCAATAAGCATGCATTCCTTGATGTGAACCCTGATGATTATAAAAACTTGCAGCCGATTGGTAAGCAGATAGCGAAGAAGCTTGGAGGATGCCCATTGGCAATAAAGGTCATGGGAGGAATGTTGAACTCTTGCATGGACTATAAATATTGGAAGAAAATCTTGGAAGAAGACATCATGAAATTACAACCAGGAAAGAGCAACATCATGACAATTTTGAGATTAAGCTACGATCACTTATCCACAAACTTACAACTCTGCTTTAGATATTGTAGTTTATTTCCACAAGATTATATGTTTAAAAAGAGAATATTGGTCGATATGTGGATAGGTTCAGGTCTGATTCCGCAGTCTATTTGTGGAGAACAGAGGCCGGAGGACATTGGAAATGAGTATTTAGATCTTCTGACAAGAAAATCATTCTTTACTTGCAAAACCAGTGaagattggttgaaaatttataaacacTATTTTATGCACGATCTACTGCATGACCTTGCAAATTCTATTTCTCTAGGGGAATGCATCAGAGGAGGAGGTGATACTATTCCACAAACAGTTCGACATTTATCTGTTGAAATGGTCAATCTTCTTTCCATCAGAGAGATCTCCAATCTTAAGAATGTGCGCACTCTAGTCATTTCTGTTAAAGAGGATAATAAGCATAATGCAAATCATGCACTTGAATTTATTGAAGTTGTAAAAGGGTTTAAAAAGTTACGCTTATTGATCTTAGATGTGAATTTTGACTCTTATAAACTGCCCAATGCACGTAGTAGCTTGATACACCTtcgctacctatctctttcacTAGGGAAAGTTGTGAATGAAAGTATTAAATATGATGGCTTGACAAACTTGGTCAATCTGCGTTCATTAGATGTTCCTAATCATGtgataaaaaatattccttATATTAGCAAACTAACCTTCATCcacaaattacaaaattttattgtccGAGAGGAGAGTGGTTACAAAATCGGTGAACTAAAGAACTTAAGAGACCTTCATAGTCTATGTATTAGAGAACTTGAAAATGTGAGCACTTCTGAAGAAGCTACGGAGGCCAAGTTGAACGAGAAAGAATATCTCAAATCATTGACATTAGAATGGTCTAAAGGCCACTCCAATAGAGCAGAGACGGATGAGCAGCTCCTTAATAACCTCTACCCGCATATCAATCTCAAGAGATTGTGTATTGCAGAATACCAAGGTGTTAAATCTCCATGTTGGATGATAGATCTGTCTCTCATCAATTTGACAACCATCGAACTGATTGATTGTAAAGGATGGGAGCACCTTCCACCTCTTGGGCAGTTTTCTTCGCTCCGATATCTTTTCTTGTCGGGACTACATACAATAAAGCAAATAGATTGTTCATTCTTCGAAAGCAGCAGTGGATATGCCTTTCCATCTTTGAAGGAGTTATTCTTTGTGGACATGCCTAACTTGGAGGAGTGGATTGGAGTAAATGATGGGTGCATGTTTCCTCAACTTCATTCTATGAGTATTACTGACTGCCCTACTTTGAGGGAAATTCCTACTCTGCTTTATGGTCTAAGAGACTTGCATATTTCTAATGTCGGATTGACCGCTCTTCCAACAATAAATCAGGATTACGCAAACAACAAT CAGCAAGAACATTCTAAGCCTCTTGGAAGCTTAACCATCAAACGATGTGAGAAGCTCGAATATTTTCCAACAGAGTTTTTTGGAAAATTGAACTCCCTACATTTCGCACGTATAGAGAATTGCCCGAAGTTGACAAAACGTGGGATCTCAGACATCGAAGTGCCCTCTATACTCAGTTCGCTCACTATTGGATCATGTGGCGACCTTGAGGTGCCACTGCTGTGGTCAGCGAATTTAACCTCTCTTACATGGTTGGAATTACTCGATTGTGCAAGGATAGCATCCCTTCCCCCAGCACAAGTGTGTGCACGGTGGACGATGCTTTCCCATTTAACAATAAAGAACTGCAAAGAGCTGTCATCATTTGGTGGAATACAAGCTCTCATATCCCTTCGTTCTTTAGAAATTGAAGGGTGTGATAAGCTAATTGAAGTTGCCTGGCTGCAGCCTCCTTTCCCAAACGatgtctgtcacgcccccggagccgataccaatttgggccggcccgagcacgtcgaacagacgccgaacggacagagtttcccctatccgcccaaggctcatcacgtgTACAATTTCAAGAGAAttgaaatgcactag